The DNA window aaaaaattcaaacgcTTAGAAgcccaaaaattaaaaaaaaaaaatctatcattaCATTCGAGTTAATGTAATGTTTctgaaatctaaaataattctttttatccgttttattataattatttttctaattttacgaaatgataatttgcataatataatcagattatgataaaaaaaaaaatacgagaataaaaaaaataattcaattcaaacatttattactcttgttgcaaataaattaaacatgtaaattacataagtacaattaaatataattacatctaACAAACTCTCAAGTAAATAtagaacaaattatatttataatattaacaataaataatatgctttatatagaaatttaatatttaaaatattacaactttttatattgtatatgtatatgtatgtattgtatGTGTTTTATGAGAATAGttgctttataattaaattattaaattattaaaataataaacattaggtcctaatttttttaatacacagACAcatggaaatattatatacataataatgacttgggtaagttttttttatagtagtTCTTATTGTACAGCTATCTTTAATATAGAGTAGAAGTCACATATGTACTTTACTCATTTAACTGTTATGATACAGaaatttgtgttaaatttctcaaattgtTTATAGTTGTTGAATATccctaattttttaaaacataatatcaataatctaAAAGTCACTTCACTAAGCCGttgaaaaattgcatatggaaatttatttttccctaCATATGTTCCATtcttatagaattattaacttattatttattatatttaagcacttctttctaattttaaataattcttaatccTTTCCCTACTGTGTTAATAAtctagaacattttttttttttttttgacaatttctcttttttcttttttttcaaatatatatgtatgtgtatgtatatgcgttTTTGTATgcatacaaatacatataatatacacatgctatgtatgtattttctcTATGGCAATTTCAGTAATCGAAAAATACTGATTACAAAGATTGTACCATCATGTAAAAAggttcatattttattcaaattcggAATCATGAGGCACATGGCATTTTTCTACTTATTATCTTCatatcaatcatatatttgagaaataaaatagtatattgttataattatacgcAATAGTTATTGTTAAGTTGGCGTTAGCCCATTTTCTTTAGCTAAAAGAAAccaaattattgtatttaacttTAGAAATGAAGATTCATTGCATctgaatttttctaatatttttcatgaatttctttgaaaaagatGATACACCGATATAAATAGGTtgtctaaaaaataacattttctttttaacttaaaatttttatttttttcgtagaaATGTTCTTGATATAAATAGTAGTTGAACTGGTTGATAGACAATGGCTACTATCcacttttcaaaataatgaaacaatcaataaatattatgagaaattGGCTCAAGAGTGAACAGGACATTAAAAGATTGGCATTgatcaatttagaaaaaatatagtgtTCTTGCATGACAAGGTTTTGATCACaccgatataaattaaaaaatgcatagagTCATCTGTCTCTTATTTCAATTAGTTCTAtcaagtattaataaaattaattacagattagttatagataaaatgtaaaagattaaaatataaaatgacattattttatagacaaCCTAACAACTctgatattaaaacaattggaAAGAATTCTGTATGGATGATTATGCACAAGcaacaaacaataaaaagaaaacataaacTTCATATCTAACATATGACCTGTTAATATATGAAAGCATGATCTAATTCAGTAAGGAGAGGATTATAGCATACATTTCTAAAATCACAGtagatgtattaaatatttcattctatCAACTCTTGTAGACGAAATAACAACTTCAGATGTTATATGCTAAAGTTAAAGACTTAAACATTCATGAAAACTACTGCAGAAATGGGAAAAACACAGTATAACATGGTGATAGGCACACCAATAATTGGCAAAATGCTTTTAGTCTTCCATTTCTGACTTATAATGATTTGTTATTATCCATTACTGATTCACACTTCCATGTGAATCTTTGATCCAACATTTCAatagttaatatattacaattacataatacactgtatatattattattattattattattattattattattattattattattattatactaggCACACTCTATACTGATTTAAAAACGCTAGAACAACATTCTAGTGTAGTGAGAAATACGATAAAAGGACAACAATCAACAGATGTAAAACAAAGGCCAGAGCAAGTATTACTGGTTGAGgccaatttttttcacttacaTATAGCACAACTATATGCTATACCAAGttcatatatgaaaattcTCTTGGTGTTAGATTAGGTTACCATCCCATCGCGGAAGGAACGCGAGAACCTACCGTAAAATCTTTGTATTGGGAGAAGACACATATCTGAAAAGTTTGCAACATCAGAAAATTTATCaagttaaacaaaaattctttacaaaCCTTATCTTTCAGTCGTTGACAAAGTTGTAGGGCAATAGTAAGCAATACAAGAGCGTCATTTAGCCATGGCACACTGCATTCTGCCTGCTGGGTTTCATACTTGACGCTGCCATGTGCATTCTCTAACTGATAAATAGCTAAAACCAGTTTGTAACTTTGAATGTAAAAACTAATGGCCAAATTCTCTGGAAGGTTTGGATTAAGAGATTTCTGTaaacaaagatttttcttaattttatttataattgtgctGAACTTGTccatcgcaaaaaaaaatacacaccaTATTTCGACTCTTGATAAGATCATcaattgttttctttctaGGAACAATTAAACTGGTTCTGCTCCTTTGAAGACAACCCAAGATATTACCTAACACATGCATGACTTCGTCCGAGGTTTTAAAAAGGTAATGTCTGTCTACATTATCTATATGGGCAATGCCTTGCTGTAAATGATTAGCGGCATCTTGAATTTGTTGTAACTTCCATGGATGTTCATTCTGAATACTTGTcctcatattaatattctgcTGTCGTTGTACTTTAAAATTCACTTCCTGTAAACATAGATAGTTTtccaataatataacaaatagcaaatatatatcaattataattttaacatattagaACGCCAATCCTAGTCAAATGTCAACAATACACCTAAATTCTTTACCGCATTTGTGATACTATCGCCTGTCAAAACAGCGACACACTTGACTTGATCATGCGGGGCTGCAAAGACAAATCTATCAGTTTTGTTATGCTGATCGTTACCAAAGAGCGCCAGTGGAAATCGTTGAGCGCACTCCTAGAaatgaatatgtataattaatatggatATTACAGATCGGTTTCTCTTAACAGCAATATACTATAAagcgatttaattaatgaactaGAAATACTGGTTCTCTATTGTTTATTACATACCATCAAGATATTTCGGAGCTGCGACAATGAGGAGTGCACTTCCTCATGGAGCACCCATTCGAACTCCATTTGCTGAAAGCAGAATTAGCAACATATTACACATAGATTCGAACAATACTCTTTGTGAGGCGAATCATCGAGAAAACGTCAAACGAAATAACCTCAAGCCTTGTTGTTCAACAACGAGATGGTGAAACGATAGATGATTAATTTGACGAAGTGCGTACGGACCCGACTGAACTCGAAAGCTAGGAAGACGGTGCGCAAGGCCATCTAAGTGATTAGATAAATGTTAAGTAAAGGTAAATAGCTTACGAGATTGTGCGCCTCCTCCTTCTCGCAGTCTGCCATTTTTCAACTAGCTTCTGGTTGGATAAGTCTGGTGCGTCTGATGGATCTCCACCAGTTCCACTTGTCGACAGTCGACAGAGTTGCACCACGAGTATGtaatttcatgtatatatatatatatatatatatatatatatatatatatatatatatataaatctatacatatgtatgcatatgtcAGATTGTCAGCAATTGTCGACAGAAACCGAGCGGACTCTGTCCATTTAaatcgaattatattatatagtgacGCTTAGACCGGTACTTAATTGACCTTCACATTTTTGCACTTCataattctgttttattttgattttagatCAAGTTATTATTAACAGGATCATCATGTTCGCATCGACTGCGCATCTGCggacaaataaatttgaaaagattatgtatatatatttttcatccattctcatttatattatttatttagattaattgaaaaaaaaacttattaaatgcgaaacaatgtatatattatagcgtattgttaaatattggaacgaatgtaaacatatataataaattattttaaatatgaaaacaaataaaataattattattgtttgagaaaaaaaaatagaaaaatgatcgatagaaaaaaaagtttagtcTACCGTTTAAATGGTACTTCAAGACAGCAAAAGATGCTTCAATCGGATCtagttgtttttattttgtttttattataaattaatagtattttattagcaattaataaatgtaattattaattgtagtgaaatatttacttcatttttaacaaaagcatGGTGTAGACATTTTCTATCctccaataattattatttaaataagactaTACTAGAGGAATATTTTGTTGattcatcaataaaaaataaataaataagatagcTTATCTCTTCGAATAACACTCGCAACGAAACATAAAACAGAGTATCTTGTGatgatcaattttatattgtgtcTTATgtaatcatacatatatgtgaaaatctttataatatacgaATGCATTTTATGAAAAGACTGCGATCgaatgctaaaaaaatatgatttttcggTTTTTGACGAACTTTCATTGTAGACCTAAATTTACGGTATTTCTTAATAgatgatattgaaataaaatatttgatattgaagtaaaaaaataataaaataaattttgatattgaaataaaataaatatttttatatttcctaaGAGTCTATATctacatttaaaaagatatgaaaaaaatcgattcgcacatttttaagaaaaagcgATATTTTGAGATCGATTTGAATCCTTATCCTCCTTATCATTTATTACTTTTGCTTGTTTGTGAACTTGGCTGTTTGGATTGTACAAGATATATGttctttttctcccttctctctccttcttgatAAAGAATATCATTCTTCAAGATAActcaagttatttattaatatcagcgGCTCGACGAGTCGGATAGTAGTAAAACTGACAATGTCACGTCTGTTGTTAGGAAACAGTCCTTGCTACGTTTCCCAATTCCAAATGGCAACGAGATGCTTGGTGACTGATGCAAGATACggatttttaaagcaattagGTATTACCCTCGAAAATCCTGGCCTTTATGACGGAAGATGGGGTGGCTCTGGCAAGGTACGTGAGCTTATTTCTTTTCACCGCTATTGATAATGATACATTGATTAATTCATTATGAAAAAGGCCGGAGAaactctataaaaataaaaataaactaaataaaaataaatgcaaatcgcattgtatataataataatatatacacgtcgctcaaaataattttatatacagttaataaaatagatatttttaaatatagttgaTAGAATCGATATCACCAGCGACCGGCAAGGTGATTGCAAAGATCCGGGAATCGACACCGCAAGAGGCTAGTAATGCCATCACGGAAGCGCGTAAAGCATGGCCACAATGGACATCTATTCCGATGCCAGCGAGAGGAGATATTGTCCGGCAAATAGGGGATGAACtcagaaaaaatttgaagccGCTAGGCTGCTTGGTATCCTTGGAAATGGGTaacttaaatattgttttaatgagAGCTATAACAgcctgtataattaattgataagtttggtgatatatatatatatatatatatatatatatatatatatatatatatatatatacaataatgtaaatttatttgtaattaatatatatgtatgcatgtacaGGAAAGATATTACCAGAAAGTATAGGCGAGATTCAGGAATTCATCGATATATGCGATTACGCGGTCGGATTATCGCGAATGCTACCCGGCAGCCTATTCCcctcagagagaaagaatcacGTACTCCTAGAAAAGTGGAATTCTCTGGGTGTGATCGGCATTATCTCCGCGTTCAATTTCCCTGTAGCGGTAAATGTGTAATCTTCAGAACTCCTTGCACTAAAAATTCTTGCACTGATTTGCCCGATTTGTCTTAGGTGTACGGCTGGAATAGCGCTATCGCCATGGTCTGCGGTAACACTATCGTTTGGAAAGGAGCGCCGAGCACATCTCTGGTGTCCATCGCAACTACCAAAATAATCGCAAATGTCTTAGAGCGCAATGGTATCCCGGGTTCCGTTGCATCGCTGATCACGGGTGGATCAGATGTCGGGGAGACTCTAGTGAACGATAAACGGTTTGAATTtagattcattatatattatatattataggatTGCGCGGAAATTTTAACAATCTAATATTGCTATAGGGTACCTCTTATTTCGTTTACTGGAAGTTCGAACGTAGGAAAACAAGTGGCACTCAATGTTCAACAGAGATTTGGAAGATCTCTGCTAGAGCTTGGCGGTAACAATGCGTTGATCAGTACGTATATGTCCTCGATGAAATAATCAATTCTCCGTGTGAGATGAATGTACATAACTATTTCTCTTCTGCCGACAGTTGCACAAGATGCGGATTTAGAGATGGCAGTGAGAGCGGCAGTCTTCTCATGCGTTGGAACAGCTGGACAAAGATGTACCGCAACCAGGAGATTAATattgcacaaaaaaataaagaacgaATTCTTAGGTAGGcacaatttgcaataaatataaataaaaaaaatatctttacataATGTAgcgtaaaattgtttataaatttttaggaaGATTAAAAACGGCATACAAAAGTATACTAGAAAAAGTTGGAGATCCGTTGGAGGACGGTGTGCTGTACGGACCGTTGTATAATCAACAAGCAGTCGACAAATACAAGGTATACGCATCAGttccaatatttttcaagcaaagtattaaaaagtattgtgcaaaaatttatttcttttttttctattaatacaaGAATTCTACAGAAAACGAGATAGAATTCTTTGATTAACTCAATACTCTTACTTGCAGACAGTAATTGAAAAAGTTGTGAAAGCCGGTGGCACGATAGAATTCGGTGGAAAGCAAATAGAACGACCCGGTTTCTACGTCGAGCCGACGATCATTACAGGTCTACCGCCCGAATCGGAGATGGTGCAGCAAGAAACTTTTGCCCCGATCGTTTACATCTTGGAGGCGAATTCCCTAGAGGAGGCTATTGATCTTAACAATGGTGTGGAGCAGGGATTGAGCAGTAGTCTCTTTACTAAAAACATCGGAAATGTATTTCAGGTAAGTATATAAGTACAACTAACACGTGTAAATGTACGTgtacatttatacattcaaatatataatcgattttCCGCAGTGGATCGGCCCTCATGGATCAGATTGTGGCATAGTTAACATCAACATAGGCACTAGCGGTGCCGAGATAGGTGGTGCATTTGGCGGCGAGAAGGCTACGGGCGGTGGTCGCGAGAGCGGAAGTGACGCATGGAAGCAATACATGCGACGCGCGACGGTCACGATCAATCACGGAAACGAACTTCCTCTGGCTCAGGGCATCAAGTTTGAATAAATTGAATGAGCGTTGATCTCAGAAGAAAAGATCAGCGTTTCAATTCAAATCGTATAAAATCTACCTGTATGTCGACGGAAgcttttttgtgaaatttgtaAGCCCTTGGTAGATCGTATCTAAGTTCAGCTATCACTTTTCCTTCTGCGCCGAGATGTGCCGCCTTCGAGAGAATATAATCTCGCGTGCTGCTCTTGTGTAATGAGTAAATCGCATTGGACGAAAGTTTCATTGCTATTTCGAGAAATTTCATATCGATACCGGCATTTTTTTTAGTGCCAAAAGGTGGATTCATTATAACAGTATCAAAGAACTTCTCATATTTTCCTATAACAGACAttgtgtcatatatatatatttgtatttttaaagaaagctaataaaaaacttatacGCATACCTggtaaatattgcaaaatatcgcATTGAATAACTTCAATAAAAAGTTCTATGTCGGTGCAATTCCCATATTGTATATCAATTGCATCTGAATCTATCTCGAATCCAACTACGTATTCAGCACCAAGCATTTTGGCACCCAGTGACAATATACCACATCCAGAGCCTAAATCTGCCACGCTTTTACCTTCTATATCGTTGAACTGCGATTGTGCAGTGTACAACATATGTGAGGCAATGTGTGCACTAGTGGCATATTGCTCAAGCAAGATTTTTGGCTTTTCAAACACATCCATTTGTTGAAGATACTCTTCTAATTGACGAAGCCGAAGATTAGCCATTATCTTCTCAAAGACTGTCAATCACAAtttcttttcacaaaattttatccaagaaatacttataaaaacaattctctttcaataattatctttcattaatattatttacatgcagtctttagtaatatttagttatttatatatacacttgtccatctttgcaaataataattcatttactaTCAAATCTGGGAAGAACTGGTAATATCAGATTTCCAAAAGAAGAGTCCTGCGTCACAAAGTAACCAAATGAGGCTGCATGTGCATTGTGCAAAGCTGCTCTTTGAGATGCATTCATCGCTACACCATCATTAGATTGTATCGCAGgctattaataaagatatatgtcaTCAAGTATATAAGACAACAAAAATTATCGCCAATTAAATAGGTAATATCGACAGAATATACTTACTACATTTGACGCAGAACCGGTTGACGAAACGCCCAATGATGAATTTAAAGTGGGTGCAACTCCTTGCTTTAATAGCATCTGCTTTTTCAACTGTAGCTCTTCTAAGATCTTCCTATTTTGCAATTCTATAACAACAATCAAAGCATATAGTCTATATAGATTAGTATAATCTGATATactaacaatttaataaaaaaaaaagaaagatttgcgTACATTCATATCAAGATTACCTCTAGAGTTCGATTGTGAAAAAGCcatgaaatttacataaataattcaacacTTGCTAAATAACAAATCAACGATGTGATGATTGTATATTATGAGGATTATTCTAGGTTATTTACCAAATATTAACCTTTTCGAAGAACTTTTCGAGATAATAGCAGAAAGATCGGACGCATTCAGTGGACTGAACAGTAGTGATGTAGCGAACAGTTGAGCCACAATATATACAGTAGCGCAACTCCTTGTCGGCGCCTTTGATGTTATGTTGTCAAAATGGAATGCGCATGCGCGAAATAAGTAAGTTGGCTAGTAACGCCATCTAAACTTCTTTCTCATTTACtcttttcattctctctcacaccattcaataaacaataaaacaagattgcatgataaaaaattattttgttacattatgATCACATATAGcaataacaaagatatatgttgaaaaattaaaaaaaagatgaaagattTTAAGTGTGTTCTTTTTATACCATgacagtattattattaaattttaatcataaatgtgtcaaattttctatttgattttttataatattaattgtattagaaTTACaagaacatattttaattataataagaacaTATATGTACTAAGTAGGTACATATTATACTAAGGAGATAACAAATTCTATCACATTTGGATGACAgattttacatcttttattcaaatcgtgatataattttcaagatacattctagaaagaaaatagttttcaGATTGCAGATAGATAAGATGTAAATTGAAAgctgcttctttttttaagtccAAAAGATTTGCATTCTGTTTAACTAAATCTCCTGGATCTTCTTCCAGAATCAACTTATAGTAAATGTGTAATAGTAAAAGTGAATCACAGATGGAAATAAACTAATTTGATGAAATGCCCGTGCCATGTTGTAATAGGTTTCCTGTTTACCATCTTTGCCACATAGTTGCATATACTTTTTGAAAAAGGCtaatgctaaataaaaaaagaaaatttaaaaaaaaatatatatattataatatatattatgttatattatataatatattagaaacacTTGCCTAATAATTTCCATACATATTTTGGTTGCTAAGTCTACTTCGCCTTTGGCAAATCTTAAATTTGCTTCACCCATAAATCCTTGTAAAACTGGTGGCAGAATacgtcttttctttctctaacgCACATTTGCTTTGCTTGTTTTTTGTTCTGTCTTTTGTACAACACGATCCATTTCAATATTCTTTCTGAAAatagaatgaaatataatttcggaattgcaatatttctttcaagtcACCTAAcctaaagttataattttctacgatTTCCTACATCTATATCCCATTCTTGATGATTATTCACTAAATGTTAATTCTCCATTTAAAAACTGTTTTGTCAATCTTCCTTAGCTGCAATTAGTAACATATCTTGATCTTCTGTATCCATAATAAATGATGCGATCGCAGAGATCCGTGCATCTGCTCTctgtgcaaataaattaaagagaaataaataatttgaaaaatggcGCAGTTGGGCAGCGCTAAATACTTTTGCGCATGCGCACAATTTCTTTACATTCCGCAAAATGCATAAagcgattattaattttttttttaataaatattaatattttttaataaatataaatagataattaatttttgaagatggagtaaatttaaataaaaaaggagaatTTTTCCTATACCTTGAGAACCtacaaattctaataattttcgcTTATATTGatgtttacaatattattaactttattatttatttaaaaagtaaaatagagcaaattttgaaaaatgcatattatgaAAGAGCAAATTAAGCtgattcttttcatatatcgTAAGTTTAATTATTGTGCATTAAGGACCAATATCACCACCTTtggttaagttaaccgacggttaaaatcagcaggatGGCAACGGAAAATAGAGGTGAAtgaaaaccaagcattcttatcatttcagttgccaccctgccgtcggttaatctaaccgaaggtggtgaaattggtCCTAAGTCGCTGGCTAGGAGTGTGATGGTTTTTCCGTGACGATCGGGAACAACGCGCCGATCAGCGACGTTGGCGCATGCGCCGAAAATGCGCAGACGCCACCTTGCGGGGCTCAGTCCGATCGCAGAAGTGATCCCGAGGTGTTCGTTGATAGTCGCGTTTGCCCGGTTTTCACGGATAAATTTCATCTCGTCGTCGCCTCAGGCCTCGTCGTCTATCTCTCCGTTGTTGCTGCTCCGTGAAACAGAAGTGAGTATCCGCGACAGACTCGGCGCGGGGCGAgcgagaaaattttctctcgaaaCGTACGCGACGGTCGAAAAGCGGCGACGGCGGTCCGACTGGATGACGAGTTCTGGCAAAATGGCCGCGCGCGGATCTACAACAAACGCGATTACGAGCGTATCGCGGCGCGCGTTCGTTTCGATCTCGACTCTCGTCGCGACGTATCACCGTCCGCGCGCTACACCGATGACGGGATTCGACGTTGCGACAGCTCCGAAAGTcggtcatcgtcgtcgtcgcgatATCCCAGAAGCGCGATCGTCGCGAGGATGGACCTCGCGCGTCGCACGTCACCGAATGCGAATTGATTTTTTCGTCGCGATGAGATGCGCGCCGCGACGATGGCTCTCGCGCCCTTGCCGCGTCTCGCGGCCCTTCGAGAGAGATCTCCGAGACCAGCGCGTCCTTATCTCATCCATGCGTTTCGAGTGGACAATGCGCGAGCACCTTTGACAGACGACTTCGATAATGCGCGATCAGCTGTCATCGCGCGACtccgttctctctttctttctttttctctctctttctgcctcTCTTTGTTTTCTACCTGTCGATTGAAGAATTAATTCAAGACTTTCGCGACTTATCAATCATCGATGCCGTATTCTCTACAGCAATGAAGAGATTAAGTGTCTTTTCTCTGAttttcatgtaatatattctcctgtatatattattataacgaaGAGCAgtgatttcttaaaatatcttatcaatCTTGGAGTAACTTTACGACCTTAACAAAGCTCATATTAGAGCTCAATCGAAGTCGTTTTGACCTCGCAGGGTAGTCGATGTGTCATCGGTCAATGCTTTCCCGGTTTACGACTCGCCCcatgtttttatcattttctttattcacaatcagtcatattttaaatgcgaCAAATTCACAATTCCGGACAAaagtaattttgtataaaatgttgACGTCTTGACACTTACTTTTGCGTTAGcttcatcttttttatatcgtacCTGCGTTGCCACAAGTCTTGTTTAATTGCGTGATCGATTCGTTATATTCTGAATGAATTAAtcgtgattataattaaatcgcgaTGATTCGTGGATAAAAGATTCGGTCTCTGATTTGACACtaacaataaatcaaatttcgcGCGCATTGATTAATTCGGAGTGTAATTAACACAGTACAACAAAATTCGAACTCGTTCGCGTCgagttaataaaaacttgatcTTTTATCGAATTCgatctttatcttatttaaacgATCGATCGCCGATACAATTAAGGctctaaaaatatcaagatatttaaacCTTGATATGACCAAGATGTGTA is part of the Cataglyphis hispanica isolate Lineage 1 chromosome 1, ULB_Chis1_1.0, whole genome shotgun sequence genome and encodes:
- the LOC126854175 gene encoding SOSS complex subunit C isoform X1, with protein sequence MRPIFLLLSRKVLRKELQNRKILEELQLKKQMLLKQGVAPTLNSSLGVSSTGSASNVPAIQSNDGVAMNASQRAALHNAHAASFGYFVTQDSSFGNLILPVLPRFDSK
- the LOC126854175 gene encoding SOSS complex subunit C homolog isoform X2 is translated as MAFSQSNSRELQNRKILEELQLKKQMLLKQGVAPTLNSSLGVSSTGSASNVPAIQSNDGVAMNASQRAALHNAHAASFGYFVTQDSSFGNLILPVLPRFDSK